A single region of the Bacteroides fragilis NCTC 9343 genome encodes:
- a CDS encoding ArdC family protein codes for MKSTFDKNAEKFVNLMVEKIESLSMNWQKPWFSKVNSKQNFLPQNLTGRTYSGGNAFLLYFLCEKYNYQTPVFLTFNQARNEGINVLKGAVAFPVYYTLFCAYHRQTNEKISYDEYNKLSEEEQKEYRLAAYTKYFQVFNLDQTNFAEKYPNRWDILKAKFSGEEQPQEEKEMYVNPILDEMNKNQNWVCPIQTVSSDSAFYSISNDSITLPLKSQFKDGESFYGTELHEMGHSTGVKNRLNRKGFYENDKFNYGREELVAELISALSGVYLGISVTVREENAAYLKSWCKAIKEEPKFLFTVLADAIKGSKFIAQHLNIRLDVEEVEEEKNTKVA; via the coding sequence ATTGGCAAAAACCTTGGTTCTCTAAAGTCAACTCTAAACAGAACTTTTTACCACAAAATTTAACAGGTCGTACTTATAGTGGTGGAAACGCTTTTTTACTTTATTTTTTGTGTGAAAAATATAATTATCAAACTCCTGTTTTTTTGACATTCAATCAAGCACGAAACGAAGGTATTAATGTTCTAAAAGGTGCTGTTGCTTTTCCTGTTTATTATACATTATTTTGTGCTTATCATCGTCAGACAAATGAAAAAATTTCATATGATGAATATAACAAATTATCAGAAGAAGAACAAAAAGAATACCGTTTAGCAGCTTATACAAAATATTTCCAAGTTTTTAATTTAGACCAAACAAACTTTGCGGAAAAATATCCCAATAGATGGGATATATTAAAGGCTAAATTTTCAGGAGAGGAACAGCCACAAGAAGAGAAAGAAATGTATGTAAATCCAATACTTGATGAAATGAATAAGAATCAAAATTGGGTATGTCCTATTCAAACGGTTTCTAGTGATAGTGCGTTTTATTCAATATCAAATGATAGCATTACTTTACCTTTAAAGAGCCAATTTAAGGACGGAGAAAGTTTTTATGGTACAGAATTACATGAAATGGGACATAGTACAGGTGTTAAAAATAGACTAAATCGAAAAGGATTTTATGAAAATGATAAATTCAATTATGGGCGTGAAGAACTTGTAGCAGAATTAATATCGGCTTTGTCTGGTGTATATTTGGGTATTTCTGTAACCGTCAGAGAAGAAAATGCGGCTTATTTAAAATCATGGTGCAAAGCAATAAAAGAAGAACCTAAATTTTTATTTACTGTATTGGCAGATGCTATTAAAGGTAGTAAATTCATAGCCCAGCATCTAAATATAAGGCTAGATGTGGAAGAAGTTGAAGAAGAGAAAAATACAAAGGTTGCTTAA
- a CDS encoding replication initiation protein: MVNREIKVRKRAVKEEKEEIDGEIVRIRKGHPRTNLPVELPENPTWLKQPNVVTLMAGDFKTVQIRILIAVIEKLQNVIELSIQHIDKYGTSIPCEQLSLFQEYSDRIRVDIAYRDLGVSPDQYKEVKSMVRKLISIPVEFDVKDPITGEESWAITGLFTKANIPKTPYSRGFSLEMDREVAKVFINVDRGFTRYIKEIALRAQSRYTIRMYMLISSWKEKGGFSIYVDRFRKFLKLEDKYPEFKDLYKRVIRPVYDDLFEQADCWFEMAEVYRNSGDSQPYKLNFKVIKSALSKKEEDLLKGQKKMITNFCTLHFAMQDEHLQQFIPHITLNNHAAVLNKMLYLGEYIRENWNKISNKAEYCLAVLLKEVETLPGIIGEEKENE, translated from the coding sequence ATGGTAAATAGAGAAATAAAAGTTCGAAAACGTGCGGTTAAAGAAGAAAAAGAGGAAATAGACGGTGAGATAGTTAGAATTAGAAAAGGGCATCCTCGTACAAATCTTCCAGTAGAACTTCCTGAAAATCCCACATGGTTGAAACAGCCTAATGTGGTTACATTAATGGCTGGTGATTTCAAGACAGTACAGATTAGAATCTTAATTGCTGTTATAGAAAAATTACAGAATGTCATAGAATTAAGTATTCAGCATATAGATAAATATGGTACATCTATTCCATGTGAGCAATTATCCTTATTTCAAGAATATTCAGACCGTATAAGAGTAGATATTGCCTACCGGGATTTGGGTGTTAGTCCGGACCAATACAAAGAAGTAAAAAGTATGGTTCGTAAATTAATCAGTATTCCTGTAGAGTTTGACGTTAAAGATCCGATAACAGGTGAGGAAAGTTGGGCTATAACAGGTTTATTCACAAAGGCTAATATTCCTAAAACTCCTTATTCAAGAGGCTTCTCTTTAGAAATGGATAGAGAGGTAGCTAAAGTATTTATAAATGTTGATAGAGGTTTTACACGTTATATAAAAGAAATAGCTTTAAGAGCACAAAGTAGATATACAATTAGAATGTATATGTTGATTAGCTCATGGAAAGAAAAAGGTGGTTTTTCTATTTATGTGGATAGATTTAGGAAATTCTTAAAACTAGAGGATAAATACCCCGAATTTAAAGATTTGTATAAACGTGTAATACGTCCTGTTTACGATGATTTGTTTGAACAGGCTGATTGTTGGTTTGAAATGGCAGAAGTTTATCGTAATTCAGGAGATAGCCAACCCTATAAACTTAATTTCAAGGTTATTAAATCTGCATTATCAAAGAAGGAAGAAGATTTGTTAAAAGGACAAAAGAAGATGATAACGAACTTTTGTACGTTGCATTTTGCAATGCAGGACGAACATTTACAGCAGTTTATTCCACATATCACCTTGAATAATCATGCAGCAGTGTTAAATAAGATGCTTTATTTAGGCGAATATATTAGAGAGAATTGGAATAAGATTTCAAATAAAGCCGAATATTGTTTGGCGGTTTTATTAAAAGAGGTAGAAACGCTTCCCGGAATAATAGGAGAAGAAAAAGAAAATGAATAA
- a CDS encoding plasmid mobilization protein: protein MKANKRDRIVKVRLTNLEYEELTKASKSSKCMSDYFRQRVFRKGVGLIDPKEFIRSMDEICLEMKRIGNNINQLARYVNIHKEEVNQEVLNEVEKKMADYVIMQDKLNVTWRKLMSIK from the coding sequence ATGAAAGCAAATAAAAGAGATAGAATAGTGAAAGTTCGCTTAACGAATTTAGAATATGAAGAACTAACTAAAGCTTCTAAATCTAGCAAATGTATGTCAGATTATTTTAGACAGAGAGTCTTTAGGAAAGGAGTTGGTCTTATTGACCCTAAAGAATTTATTCGTTCGATGGATGAAATTTGTTTGGAAATGAAACGTATAGGAAATAATATAAATCAGTTGGCTAGGTATGTAAATATTCATAAGGAAGAAGTTAATCAAGAGGTTCTTAATGAGGTAGAAAAGAAAATGGCAGACTATGTAATTATGCAAGATAAATTGAATGTTACTTGGCGTAAGTTGATGTCAATCAAATAA
- a CDS encoding relaxase/mobilization nuclease domain-containing protein: protein MVVVVLKAATSFAGIDYNERKNEEGKSELLVAENFAMNPDNLKKSDYIAYMESVCRTNPAVKAKQFHAVISCKGREYSAEDLKNVALQYINKMGYGNNPYMIYFHSDTENNHVHIVSTRVQKNGQKVKDNMEAVRSQKVINQIMNVDLALKAKDNISKYMEFSFSTVQQYKLLLEQSGWKLREKDGLLILYKGGEKHASIQLEQIKDKAKQYTPDEERRKQITALLFKYKQGLSYTELQTLMKDKFGINLVFHTGKGHTKPYGYTLIDYRNKRVLKGGEVMDLKELLVEPNKQAKVEHCNSIINLLLKDGTKYTMDSFKKLMLDYGYRFSMNGTIFINGDDKALLVLDKKLLKELRYNSRVYEANKFNVATLKEAELLSRIYHVKKDDILIQEHMDKKNTVYSDMINSYLAHSSDLHSTLREKGILFVEDDNLVYLIDKKNKVIVSTDDLGINIIKDGYSKDRITLVTLDKMERITVEQDSELARGFNLIDAICDILSQHINVQQDKSPNRKKKRGQQQN, encoded by the coding sequence ATGGTAGTAGTAGTTTTAAAAGCGGCAACTTCTTTCGCTGGTATTGATTATAATGAGCGAAAGAATGAGGAAGGCAAGAGTGAACTTCTTGTTGCAGAAAATTTTGCTATGAATCCAGATAATTTGAAGAAGTCGGATTATATAGCTTATATGGAATCTGTCTGTAGGACTAATCCAGCGGTCAAGGCAAAACAATTTCATGCAGTGATTTCATGTAAGGGGCGTGAATATTCGGCAGAGGATTTGAAAAATGTAGCTTTGCAATATATAAATAAAATGGGTTATGGAAATAATCCTTATATGATATATTTTCATTCTGATACAGAAAATAATCATGTACATATTGTTTCTACACGAGTACAGAAGAACGGACAGAAGGTAAAAGATAATATGGAAGCTGTGCGCTCACAGAAAGTCATAAATCAAATAATGAATGTTGATTTAGCTTTGAAGGCTAAAGATAATATTTCAAAATACATGGAGTTTTCTTTTTCTACAGTGCAGCAATATAAGTTGTTACTTGAACAATCAGGATGGAAATTAAGAGAAAAGGATGGATTATTAATTTTGTATAAGGGTGGTGAAAAGCACGCTTCAATTCAATTAGAGCAGATAAAAGATAAAGCTAAACAATATACACCTGATGAAGAAAGAAGAAAACAGATAACAGCTCTTTTATTTAAATATAAGCAAGGACTTTCCTATACAGAACTTCAAACTTTGATGAAAGATAAGTTTGGTATAAATTTAGTCTTTCATACAGGAAAAGGACATACTAAACCTTATGGATATACATTAATTGATTATAGAAATAAGAGAGTTTTGAAAGGTGGGGAAGTTATGGATTTGAAGGAACTTTTAGTAGAGCCTAATAAACAAGCAAAAGTTGAACACTGTAATAGTATAATTAATCTTCTTTTGAAAGATGGAACAAAATATACAATGGATAGTTTCAAGAAATTAATGTTAGATTACGGTTATAGGTTTTCAATGAATGGCACAATATTTATAAATGGTGATGATAAGGCTTTATTGGTTCTTGATAAAAAACTGTTGAAAGAACTTAGATATAATAGCAGAGTGTATGAAGCAAATAAATTTAATGTTGCTACACTTAAAGAAGCCGAGTTGTTAAGTAGAATTTATCATGTGAAAAAAGATGATATTTTGATTCAAGAGCATATGGATAAAAAAAATACTGTCTATTCTGATATGATAAATAGTTATTTGGCTCATAGTTCAGATTTACATTCTACATTAAGAGAAAAAGGAATTCTTTTTGTTGAAGATGATAATTTAGTTTATCTAATAGATAAAAAGAATAAAGTAATCGTAAGTACTGATGATTTAGGAATCAATATTATAAAAGATGGCTATAGTAAAGATAGGATTACTCTAGTTACTCTTGATAAGATGGAAAGAATAACTGTTGAACAAGATTCAGAACTGGCAAGGGGATTTAATCTGATTGATGCTATTTGTGATATTCTTAGCCAGCATATAAATGTACAGCAAGATAAATCTCCTAATAGGAAAAAGAAAAGAGGACAGCAACAAAATTAA
- a CDS encoding ParA family protein, whose amino-acid sequence MIILFGNQKGGCGKTTNCIQFANYLVEKGKEVLVLDLDFQRSLSDRRKEDIATYDNEPKYEVIQTDISNVAKIISDFTKVEQGNLLIDLPGKIDDDALGTILKAADIIICPFKYDKFTMDSTGFFIQVLQYLNVKAKIFFLPNNMRAAVRYETKEQVVDILKQVGFVTDEIPASVAMERINTLTISNECIDKVKNAYDYIIQEGAIK is encoded by the coding sequence ATGATAATATTATTTGGGAATCAGAAAGGCGGTTGTGGTAAAACGACTAATTGCATACAATTTGCCAACTATCTAGTAGAAAAAGGAAAAGAAGTTCTAGTATTGGATTTAGATTTTCAGCGTTCATTATCGGATAGAAGAAAAGAAGATATTGCGACCTATGATAATGAACCTAAATATGAGGTTATACAAACCGATATATCTAATGTTGCTAAAATTATTAGTGATTTTACTAAGGTTGAGCAAGGAAATCTATTAATAGATTTGCCTGGTAAGATTGATGATGATGCTCTGGGAACTATTCTTAAAGCTGCGGATATAATAATATGCCCATTTAAATACGATAAATTTACAATGGATAGTACAGGTTTTTTTATCCAAGTGTTACAGTATTTAAATGTAAAAGCCAAAATATTCTTTTTACCTAACAATATGAGAGCTGCGGTAAGATATGAAACAAAAGAACAGGTAGTTGATATTCTTAAGCAAGTTGGTTTTGTTACAGATGAAATACCAGCTTCTGTTGCTATGGAACGTATAAATACATTAACAATTAGTAATGAGTGTATTGATAAGGTGAAGAATGCTTATGATTATATCATTCAAGAAGGAGCAATAAAATAA
- a CDS encoding helix-turn-helix domain-containing protein, with the protein MYNITLPVLGTRLKQIREHVGYSQAQLAEQLNCKQNAISNLELGKGGSLKLLFQVLNFYSNYVFIDLIFSEKFYLISNTEEDEAQKANYNSVIIEIIRQSEKNYENAMSNAKKELEANLQKAINLLQP; encoded by the coding sequence ATGTATAACATTACATTGCCAGTTTTAGGTACAAGGTTAAAACAAATCCGAGAGCATGTAGGATATTCCCAAGCTCAATTAGCTGAACAGCTAAACTGTAAACAAAATGCAATTTCAAATCTTGAATTAGGAAAAGGCGGCAGCCTAAAACTTTTATTTCAAGTGCTGAATTTTTATTCTAACTATGTTTTTATAGATTTAATATTCAGTGAAAAGTTTTATCTGATTTCTAATACAGAAGAAGATGAAGCACAAAAAGCTAATTATAATTCTGTAATAATAGAAATCATTAGACAATCAGAAAAAAACTATGAAAATGCTATGTCAAACGCTAAAAAAGAGCTAGAAGCGAATCTTCAAAAAGCCATCAATTTATTACAGCCATAA
- a CDS encoding type IV secretory system conjugative DNA transfer family protein, whose amino-acid sequence MEESKELQKLYGFMQAFIYITVCIEILLFVHFPFSENITPFLSKLAKIPIYSNILYSKLFTFFIIMVTCIGTRSKKDLELDPTKQIIFPLIFGFIMFFGSVCFLFFKEKGENGLEWYNIAYIILSIIGAILINSALDNISKRIKSNFMKDRFNIENESFEQSKNKVETEYSVNIPMKFFYNRKWHNGWLNICNCFRGTFVIGTPGSGKSFSVINSFIRQHSAKGFAEVVYDFKFPELAKIAYYNYQKNKQLGKIPNNFKFNVINFSDIEYSRRINPLKREYIEILADATETAEALYESLQKGDKGSGGNSDFFKTSAVNLLAASIYFWSRYENGKYSDLPHVLAFLNQEYDVLFKVLFSEPELKSLVSPFEAAYKSGAVDQLEGQMASLKVQLSRLATKESFWVFSGNDFNLKVSDKTDPSYLIIANNPKTQSMNSALNALIINRLTRLVNTKGNYPTSIIVDECPTLYFYQLATLLSTARSNKVSICLGLQELPQLEEQYGKATAKTITSIIGNTLSGQAKAPETLDWLQKLFGKVKQVKEGVTIRRNETTINMNEQMDFVIPASKISSLQAGTLVGQVALDFGQEDNFPTATYHCKTNLDLKKIKKEEEAYKELPKVYNFGTADNREKLLQKNFKRIYDEVETVIEQYV is encoded by the coding sequence ATGGAAGAAAGTAAAGAATTGCAAAAGCTTTATGGATTCATGCAAGCATTCATTTATATAACAGTTTGCATAGAGATTCTACTATTTGTTCATTTTCCCTTTAGTGAAAATATTACACCTTTTTTATCAAAGTTGGCAAAAATACCTATCTATTCTAATATTCTTTATAGCAAGTTATTTACATTCTTTATTATAATGGTTACTTGTATTGGAACACGTTCAAAAAAGGATTTAGAATTAGACCCAACTAAACAAATCATTTTTCCTTTAATTTTTGGATTCATTATGTTCTTTGGAAGTGTATGCTTTCTTTTCTTTAAAGAAAAAGGAGAAAATGGTTTAGAATGGTATAATATAGCTTACATTATACTATCAATAATTGGAGCTATATTAATAAATTCAGCTCTAGATAACATTTCCAAACGTATTAAATCAAACTTTATGAAAGATAGATTTAATATAGAGAATGAAAGTTTTGAACAATCTAAAAACAAGGTAGAAACAGAATACTCTGTCAATATTCCGATGAAGTTTTTCTACAATAGAAAGTGGCATAATGGATGGCTGAATATATGTAACTGTTTTCGTGGAACTTTTGTAATAGGAACGCCCGGAAGTGGTAAATCTTTTTCTGTTATAAATTCTTTTATAAGACAGCATTCAGCTAAAGGATTTGCAGAAGTTGTTTACGACTTCAAATTTCCTGAACTTGCCAAAATTGCATATTATAATTATCAAAAGAATAAGCAATTAGGGAAAATACCAAATAATTTCAAGTTCAATGTCATTAATTTTTCTGATATTGAATATAGTAGAAGAATAAATCCATTGAAACGAGAATATATAGAAATCCTAGCAGATGCAACAGAAACTGCAGAAGCATTATATGAGAGTTTACAAAAAGGAGATAAAGGAAGCGGAGGTAATAGCGATTTTTTTAAAACATCAGCAGTAAACTTGTTAGCAGCTTCTATTTATTTTTGGTCTAGATACGAGAATGGCAAATATTCAGATTTACCGCATGTACTAGCTTTCCTTAATCAAGAATATGATGTACTATTTAAAGTTCTTTTTTCCGAACCTGAATTAAAGTCACTAGTTTCCCCATTTGAAGCTGCGTATAAATCAGGAGCAGTGGACCAATTAGAAGGACAGATGGCAAGTCTAAAAGTACAGTTATCAAGGCTGGCCACTAAAGAATCTTTTTGGGTATTTAGTGGCAATGATTTCAATTTAAAAGTATCAGATAAAACGGACCCAAGTTATCTCATCATAGCAAACAATCCTAAAACGCAAAGTATGAATAGTGCTTTAAATGCACTTATCATTAACCGATTAACTAGACTAGTCAATACAAAAGGTAACTATCCTACTTCAATCATAGTAGATGAATGTCCCACATTATATTTTTATCAACTCGCAACACTACTTTCTACTGCACGTAGTAATAAGGTTTCAATTTGTTTGGGGTTACAAGAACTACCGCAATTAGAAGAACAATACGGCAAAGCTACTGCAAAAACTATTACCTCAATTATAGGTAACACTCTATCCGGGCAAGCAAAAGCTCCTGAAACTCTAGATTGGCTACAAAAACTATTTGGAAAAGTTAAACAAGTAAAAGAAGGTGTTACCATCAGAAGAAACGAAACAACAATTAATATGAATGAACAAATGGATTTTGTTATCCCGGCATCCAAAATTTCTTCATTACAGGCTGGTACATTAGTTGGGCAAGTTGCATTAGATTTCGGACAAGAAGATAATTTTCCAACAGCAACGTACCATTGCAAAACCAATTTAGATTTAAAAAAAATTAAGAAAGAAGAAGAAGCCTATAAAGAACTGCCAAAAGTATATAACTTTGGAACAGCAGATAATAGAGAGAAATTACTGCAAAAGAACTTTAAGAGAATATACGACGAAGTAGAAACAGTAATAGAACAATATGTATAA
- a CDS encoding HU family DNA-binding protein gives MQMNKTDLIKMVAEKANKPTKEVAEIIDSFFKELSQNLREKDVSIKDFGTFKKIIQPARIARNPATGEPVEVPEKEVVKFKPSKNVLNMKWL, from the coding sequence ATGCAAATGAATAAGACTGATTTAATCAAAATGGTTGCTGAAAAGGCAAATAAGCCAACAAAAGAAGTAGCAGAAATAATAGATAGTTTTTTCAAAGAATTATCTCAAAATCTAAGAGAAAAAGATGTTTCTATAAAAGATTTTGGCACTTTCAAGAAAATTATTCAGCCAGCTCGGATAGCTAGAAATCCGGCAACTGGAGAACCTGTAGAAGTTCCAGAAAAGGAAGTTGTTAAATTCAAGCCTTCCAAAAATGTACTTAATATGAAATGGCTATGA
- a CDS encoding topoisomerase C-terminal repeat-containing protein, translating to MDNDTIKDLGLCPVCQKGHIMKGSLGYSCNYFKNMNDKCTFNIYHSYWGKEITEEIATQLITIGKTDIFHDFHNKKGVPFSAYLTIENGVVVPSFVNEILETPCPVCGREIEILLNGYACKGYSQKDKDNNRVCNLYIPKTIAQREIPLEAAEMLASGKKTPFMTGFKSREGYEFSSRLVLTENLDTTFDNTLCTCPKCGGNLYINKKAYNCSNYRDESIKCDFVIWREMSGRIITPEEAIELCEKKETPVLTGFHDKKGQSMERKLVLNDDFKVKLI from the coding sequence ATGGATAATGACACAATTAAAGATTTAGGCTTATGCCCTGTTTGTCAAAAAGGGCATATAATGAAAGGTAGCTTAGGATATTCCTGTAATTACTTCAAAAACATGAATGACAAGTGTACATTTAACATCTATCATTCATATTGGGGAAAAGAGATTACGGAAGAAATAGCCACCCAATTAATAACAATAGGGAAAACAGATATCTTCCATGACTTCCATAATAAAAAAGGAGTTCCTTTTTCTGCATATTTAACTATCGAAAATGGAGTTGTCGTTCCTTCTTTCGTGAATGAAATATTAGAAACTCCATGCCCTGTATGTGGTAGAGAAATTGAAATTTTACTAAATGGATATGCTTGTAAAGGGTATTCGCAAAAAGATAAGGACAACAACAGAGTTTGCAACCTCTATATACCCAAAACTATTGCGCAAAGAGAAATACCATTAGAAGCAGCAGAAATGCTTGCCAGTGGTAAGAAAACACCTTTTATGACTGGATTTAAATCAAGAGAAGGCTATGAGTTTTCTTCACGGTTAGTTTTAACAGAGAATTTAGATACAACCTTTGATAACACACTATGCACATGTCCTAAGTGTGGAGGAAACTTATATATAAACAAAAAAGCCTATAATTGCTCCAATTATAGGGATGAATCCATAAAATGTGATTTTGTCATTTGGCGTGAAATGTCAGGACGTATTATAACTCCCGAAGAAGCAATAGAGCTTTGTGAGAAAAAAGAAACCCCAGTATTAACCGGGTTCCATGATAAAAAAGGGCAATCAATGGAAAGAAAACTTGTATTGAACGATGATTTTAAAGTAAAACTAATATGA
- a CDS encoding PH domain-containing protein has product MNDGTNTASDDIILKPKFRYWLMKNFLLIILVIFVLIFSKYIREHELLKFISGTILVLLIFIIFYKYISMLLCTRWIITREQIKIYQGVLSKRINYIELYRIYDYEEKQSFIQSLINNTNIYIYSGDKSTPELLMNGLKANSDIIQIIRNRVEEQKKKKGIYEFTNR; this is encoded by the coding sequence ATGAATGATGGGACAAACACAGCTTCTGACGATATTATATTAAAGCCTAAATTCCGATATTGGCTAATGAAGAATTTCCTTTTAATCATATTAGTGATTTTCGTGCTCATTTTTAGTAAATATATAAGAGAACATGAATTATTAAAGTTTATCAGTGGAACGATATTAGTATTGTTGATATTTATAATCTTCTACAAATATATTTCAATGTTACTTTGTACAAGATGGATTATAACCAGAGAGCAAATAAAAATATATCAGGGAGTACTTTCAAAAAGGATTAACTACATAGAATTATATCGGATATATGATTATGAAGAAAAGCAAAGTTTTATCCAATCTTTAATAAATAACACTAATATCTATATCTATTCTGGCGATAAATCAACACCAGAACTACTGATGAATGGTCTTAAAGCCAATAGTGATATAATTCAAATCATTAGAAATAGGGTAGAGGAACAAAAAAAGAAAAAAGGAATATATGAATTTACAAACAGATAA
- a CDS encoding DUF3991 domain-containing protein gives MLTFDDYKAKISIIQILEDLGYKQDISKGKVSPVFKLADGAGNKLDEIIIKNPHSVQEHYYDRNYKGGDLIQFIKNHINDFPQFQHQNTFVRVNMILGHYANEPYSPKYEAFKAVKTENRSFDRDRYKEFSTTLADLRFLTHERNINHQVVEKFLPFITRVKDLQGNGNYYNIGFPYINPTDKNNKITNYELRNYGFKGMATGGDKSNSLWIADFCPHPQMAKHIYFAESALDAMSFYQLNANKIKLEESVFGSVGGYISVNQIKNTLLRYPQAKVHTCFDNDLNGNLYDIKVSGIISNTEITIKENKDDVLFKTKDREFTINKNDVSLESFREKSKIIAPMISHKAEKAKDFNEILMKQHEQKKSIKL, from the coding sequence ATGCTAACATTTGACGATTATAAGGCTAAAATATCCATCATTCAAATACTTGAAGATTTAGGATATAAACAAGACATTAGCAAAGGAAAGGTTTCTCCTGTTTTTAAACTAGCAGACGGAGCAGGTAACAAGTTAGATGAAATCATCATCAAGAATCCCCATAGTGTGCAAGAACACTACTATGATAGGAATTATAAAGGTGGAGATTTAATTCAGTTCATCAAAAATCATATTAATGACTTCCCACAATTCCAACATCAAAATACGTTTGTGCGAGTTAATATGATTTTAGGACATTACGCAAATGAGCCTTATAGTCCTAAATATGAAGCATTCAAAGCTGTAAAAACAGAAAACAGATCTTTTGATAGAGATAGATATAAAGAATTTTCTACTACACTCGCTGATTTAAGATTTCTCACACATGAAAGAAATATAAATCATCAAGTCGTAGAAAAGTTTCTCCCATTTATCACAAGGGTTAAAGACTTACAAGGAAACGGCAATTATTATAATATAGGTTTTCCCTATATTAATCCAACAGATAAAAACAACAAAATAACAAATTACGAATTAAGAAACTATGGATTCAAAGGAATGGCAACCGGAGGAGATAAAAGTAACTCGCTTTGGATTGCTGATTTTTGCCCACACCCCCAAATGGCAAAACATATATATTTTGCAGAATCCGCTTTAGATGCGATGAGTTTCTATCAACTCAATGCTAACAAAATCAAATTAGAAGAAAGTGTTTTTGGTAGTGTAGGAGGGTACATTTCAGTTAATCAAATAAAAAACACTTTATTGCGATACCCACAAGCTAAAGTACATACCTGTTTTGATAATGATTTAAACGGTAATTTGTATGACATTAAAGTGTCTGGAATCATTAGTAATACAGAAATAACAATAAAAGAGAATAAAGATGATGTGCTGTTTAAGACTAAAGATAGGGAATTTACTATTAACAAAAATGACGTTTCACTAGAAAGTTTTAGAGAAAAGAGCAAAATAATAGCTCCTATGATTTCTCATAAAGCAGAAAAAGCAAAAGATTTCAATGAAATTCTAATGAAACAACATGAACAAAAAAAAAGTATTAAGTTATGA